In one window of Qipengyuania profundimaris DNA:
- a CDS encoding JAB domain-containing protein: MDPQSENWRHLTSLLVPLHPDPQDLARRLLRRFGSLAALTAASDEAVRSSALDGEAWPEAFLCIRKLMQEGMRERVLRSPLTKARAELEKYLIMAIGALRHERMVVFFGDTQGNLISEDVLAEGSDANLSISTRALAARAMCLDARYIVLAHNHPSGIAEPSAADIETTVAIATLCRQLGIVLLDHLIVTRTETASCADRGLL; this comes from the coding sequence TTGGACCCGCAATCGGAGAATTGGCGACACCTGACGTCGCTGCTGGTGCCTTTACATCCCGATCCGCAGGACCTGGCCCGGCGGCTGCTGCGGCGCTTCGGATCCCTGGCAGCACTCACTGCGGCCAGCGACGAAGCCGTGCGCAGTTCAGCCCTCGACGGCGAAGCCTGGCCGGAAGCCTTTCTCTGCATTCGCAAGTTGATGCAGGAGGGGATGCGCGAACGGGTTCTTCGCAGCCCGCTGACCAAGGCGCGGGCCGAACTCGAAAAATACCTCATCATGGCCATCGGAGCGCTCCGGCACGAGCGAATGGTCGTTTTCTTCGGTGACACGCAGGGCAACCTAATATCCGAAGACGTTCTGGCCGAAGGGTCGGATGCGAACCTTTCGATCTCGACCCGCGCGCTCGCTGCCCGCGCCATGTGCCTCGATGCCCGCTACATCGTTCTCGCGCACAACCATCCGTCCGGTATCGCGGAGCCGAGCGCAGCCGACATCGAAACGACAGTCGCCATCGCCACCTTGTGTCGCCAGCTGGGCATCGTGCTCCTCGATCACCTCATCGTCACCCGCACCGAAACGGCCAGTTGCGCAGATCGAGGCCTGCTGTGA
- a CDS encoding HlyD family secretion protein, producing the protein MIDPNLSGTETMTEDARASGQETGWSPNPSRRRIVVAVGAILIGVLVALFAWDLPPFGGGDETTNNAYVRGRTTVVSPQVAGYLVDVPVADFQRVEKGDLLARIDDAPYQQKLQQGAANTAAQQATLANSAQSLRSAQAQLEAQDAAVAAARAGLQKAQADTNRIAELVDEGSVSLRERDQARAALQQAQAGVRQAQAQRAIAAENVRSVTVGRGALEAQVAGAQATKGLAEFELSRTEIRAPRAGRLSEVSARVGQLVTAGTQLMYIVPDDLWVVANFKETQTANMAVGQRATLEIDALGGVELTGRVQSIAPAASSEFSLVKPDTGAGNFVKVPQRIAVRIVLDKGQEAATRLGPGMSVVATVHTED; encoded by the coding sequence ATGATCGACCCGAACCTTTCCGGAACCGAAACCATGACCGAAGACGCGCGCGCTTCCGGGCAGGAGACAGGGTGGTCGCCCAATCCCTCCCGCCGCCGCATCGTGGTGGCGGTCGGAGCGATCCTGATCGGCGTTCTCGTGGCGTTGTTCGCCTGGGACCTCCCGCCCTTCGGCGGAGGCGACGAGACGACGAACAACGCCTATGTCCGGGGGCGCACCACGGTCGTCAGCCCGCAGGTCGCAGGCTACCTCGTCGATGTGCCGGTGGCGGACTTCCAGCGCGTGGAAAAGGGCGATCTGCTCGCCCGGATCGACGATGCACCCTACCAGCAAAAGCTCCAGCAGGGCGCGGCCAACACGGCGGCGCAGCAAGCCACGCTGGCCAACAGCGCCCAGAGCCTGCGCTCGGCACAGGCGCAGCTCGAAGCGCAGGATGCCGCCGTCGCTGCCGCCCGCGCCGGGCTACAAAAAGCGCAGGCCGACACGAACCGCATCGCCGAACTGGTCGATGAAGGCTCGGTCTCCTTACGCGAACGCGACCAGGCCCGTGCAGCGCTGCAACAGGCGCAGGCGGGCGTGAGGCAGGCGCAGGCGCAGCGCGCCATCGCGGCTGAAAACGTGCGCTCGGTCACCGTCGGGCGCGGCGCGCTCGAAGCGCAGGTGGCTGGCGCCCAGGCGACCAAGGGCCTCGCCGAGTTCGAGCTTTCCCGCACCGAGATCCGCGCGCCTCGGGCCGGACGCCTGAGCGAGGTCAGCGCGCGCGTGGGCCAGCTGGTCACTGCCGGGACCCAGCTCATGTATATCGTGCCCGACGATTTGTGGGTGGTGGCCAATTTCAAGGAAACGCAAACCGCGAACATGGCGGTCGGCCAGCGCGCCACGCTGGAGATCGATGCGCTGGGAGGCGTCGAACTCACCGGCCGCGTGCAGAGCATCGCGCCGGCGGCCAGCAGCGAATTCAGCCTCGTGAAGCCCGACACGGGGGCAGGCAATTTCGTGAAAGTGCCGCAGCGCATCGCCGTGCGCATCGTGCTCGACAAGGGGCAGGAGGCGGCAACGCGGCTCGGCCCGGGCATGTCGGTTGTCGCCACCGTCCATACGGAGGATTGA
- a CDS encoding lactoylglutathione lyase family protein, with protein MNVSPKTFSHIGLSVPDLEAAVKFYTEVLGLYTIMEPTEVFEDDSPIGVMCTDVFGPNWRSLKIAHLATADRVGIEIFEFPDNYAPDDNLDQKRHGTFHFCVQDPDVEGLVEKIVAAGGKQRMPIREYYPAEKPYRMCYVEDPFGIVFEVYSHSYELTYSEGAYS; from the coding sequence ATGAACGTATCGCCCAAGACCTTCTCGCATATCGGTCTCTCGGTCCCCGACCTCGAGGCTGCCGTCAAATTCTACACCGAAGTCCTCGGCCTTTATACCATAATGGAACCAACCGAGGTGTTCGAGGACGACAGTCCGATCGGCGTCATGTGCACAGATGTGTTCGGCCCCAATTGGAGGTCGCTCAAGATCGCCCATCTCGCGACGGCCGACCGAGTAGGCATCGAAATCTTCGAGTTCCCCGATAACTACGCCCCCGATGACAATCTCGATCAAAAGCGCCACGGGACCTTTCACTTCTGCGTGCAGGACCCTGACGTCGAAGGGCTGGTCGAGAAGATCGTGGCGGCTGGCGGCAAGCAGCGCATGCCGATCCGCGAATACTACCCCGCCGAAAAACCCTATCGCATGTGCTACGTCGAAGATCCGTTCGGCATCGTCTTCGAGGTCTACAGCCACAGCTACGAGCTGACCTACTCAGAAGGCGCCTACTCATAA
- a CDS encoding MFS transporter, producing the protein MTGRDTLVDTVDGYRFKPHEMPILPGSPANPDHPPARRAAYLAIGVFMALVGGAQNGFQLANAPALQAEFALTPVEAGWLTVAFYSTYATMSMLLFRVRQEFGIQPFVRWAMAGLVAANFVQMIGPGFYPELAARAVAGITASGLSALAIYYLMQGLPPAMRVGGLVISLGLTQVAIPLTRALSPALLVDGDISHIFQFQFALSLLGLGMVYWLRLPPGIRKQTFEKLDIPSIALFIVGVAALCAFLIQGRIQWWDTPWLGYALAASILALGGCFLIEANRKSPMLDLSWLSSRSILALALIGATVRILVAEQGFGASGMFAALGYGNEQLTDYFWVLAGATFGGMALSVVRLDPKDLTLPVLFAILVICIAAFSDTRTGVMTRPQDLYLTQAAIAFAAVFAMGPIMMEGMLRALAAGQSYVISFIAIFSLSQSIGGLAGISLLSAFHTVRLKTHLIDAGSTLTLANQQLGQALGNAAQRAAPLQGDPALQQQAAAASVSQEVGREAAVLAFNDVFFLIGTLSAVTFAAVFVPWFINKIRGRNPLAKELAFMEAMLARTRQ; encoded by the coding sequence ATGACCGGGCGCGATACCCTCGTCGACACTGTGGACGGCTATCGGTTCAAGCCGCACGAGATGCCGATCCTCCCCGGCTCTCCGGCCAATCCCGACCACCCCCCGGCGCGCCGGGCGGCCTATCTCGCCATCGGTGTCTTCATGGCGCTGGTGGGCGGTGCGCAAAACGGCTTCCAGCTCGCCAATGCCCCGGCGCTCCAGGCCGAGTTTGCTCTGACCCCGGTCGAGGCCGGGTGGCTGACGGTGGCCTTCTATTCGACCTATGCCACGATGAGCATGCTGCTGTTCCGCGTGCGCCAGGAATTCGGCATCCAGCCCTTCGTGCGCTGGGCCATGGCGGGACTAGTCGCGGCCAATTTCGTGCAGATGATCGGTCCCGGCTTCTATCCCGAACTCGCCGCGCGTGCGGTTGCGGGCATTACCGCCAGCGGGCTGTCGGCGCTCGCCATCTATTACCTCATGCAGGGCCTGCCCCCCGCCATGCGCGTCGGCGGGCTGGTCATCTCGCTCGGCTTGACACAGGTTGCGATCCCGCTGACCCGTGCGCTGTCGCCAGCGCTGCTGGTCGATGGCGACATCAGCCACATTTTCCAGTTCCAGTTCGCGCTTTCCTTGCTCGGCCTGGGGATGGTCTACTGGCTGCGCCTGCCGCCGGGCATCCGCAAGCAGACTTTCGAGAAGCTCGATATACCGAGCATCGCCCTGTTCATCGTCGGTGTCGCCGCGCTCTGCGCCTTCCTCATCCAAGGCCGCATCCAGTGGTGGGACACGCCATGGCTCGGCTACGCGCTGGCCGCCAGCATCCTCGCGCTGGGCGGCTGCTTTCTGATCGAGGCGAACCGCAAGAGCCCCATGCTCGACCTTAGCTGGCTGTCGAGCCGCTCCATCCTCGCGCTCGCGCTGATCGGGGCGACGGTGCGCATTCTCGTGGCCGAACAGGGCTTCGGGGCGAGCGGGATGTTCGCCGCGCTGGGTTACGGCAACGAGCAGCTGACGGACTATTTCTGGGTGCTTGCCGGGGCGACGTTCGGCGGCATGGCGCTGTCGGTCGTGCGGCTGGACCCCAAGGACCTGACCCTGCCCGTGCTCTTCGCGATCCTCGTCATCTGCATCGCCGCCTTTTCCGATACGCGCACCGGGGTGATGACGCGGCCGCAGGACCTCTACCTCACGCAGGCCGCCATCGCCTTCGCGGCGGTCTTCGCGATGGGACCGATCATGATGGAGGGCATGCTGCGCGCGCTCGCGGCAGGCCAGAGCTATGTCATCAGTTTCATCGCGATATTCTCGCTCTCGCAATCGATCGGTGGCCTGGCGGGTATATCGCTGCTGTCCGCCTTCCATACCGTGCGCCTGAAGACGCATCTCATCGATGCGGGCAGTACGCTCACGCTCGCCAACCAGCAACTTGGCCAGGCTCTCGGCAATGCCGCACAGCGCGCTGCTCCGCTCCAGGGCGATCCCGCCCTTCAGCAACAGGCCGCCGCCGCGAGCGTCTCGCAGGAAGTCGGCCGCGAAGCCGCAGTGCTCGCCTTCAACGATGTTTTCTTCCTCATCGGCACGCTGTCGGCGGTGACGTTCGCCGCCGTCTTCGTGCCGTGGTTCATCAACAAGATCCGCGGGCGCAACCCGCTCGCCAAGGAACTGGCCTTCATGGAGGCCATGCTCGCAAGGACCAGACAATGA
- a CDS encoding DUF262 domain-containing protein → MQPTYIPVSTLFGAQTRHTVPLFQRPYVWNKEDQWEPLWEDISGLLERLEARKNEESVASHFLGTIVLDQASNPTGSLPRREVIDGQQRLTTLQIVLKAAEHAMRSQEAVCGAHSEDGEGEQAEAEDQESFVKALSVAYRQIAMLTENPAYSEDVERYKVWPTNEDRQQFRAVMDASFDQEGLDSDCRMVAAYEYFRQQFEAYLSASGEALRAQRFAAALKDYLKVIVLDLDPSDEPQAIFETLNAHGTPLLPADLMKNWLLWEAARQQAPADEFYTKYWKPFDSDHDYWRERVGTGHAARARVDTFLQNWLTVQIVEAVPAKHLYDRFLRYTRRQSDRSADHEIDLQALMSGIRHYADLYERIDKPSGSGRFDKFLQRLKVMDVVVYHPLLLLVMDRVGTDEKILGSAAEILETFLVRRMVCGYQTRGYNTLSLRLLAAIKDCGDYRLIPEIFRTELIEKQGSDSWACPSDKEFREQWTTRRFYGGLRRDRVLMILQAIEEDYQRAATLAEPIVAFDWDKLQVEHIMPRKWAEHWELPSHVSAEDRDYIVHGIGNLTLISGKLNPSLSNASWLPTENSSKGKRDGLAEHSLLHLNKRLLTSAGDVWNEEKIRERADALCDSAARIWSV, encoded by the coding sequence ATGCAACCAACTTACATTCCGGTGTCGACCCTTTTCGGCGCTCAGACACGACATACAGTTCCCCTTTTCCAGCGCCCATACGTCTGGAATAAAGAGGACCAATGGGAACCTCTATGGGAAGATATCTCTGGATTGCTCGAACGCTTGGAAGCGCGGAAAAACGAGGAAAGCGTCGCCAGCCATTTCCTCGGCACAATCGTCCTAGATCAGGCCAGCAATCCCACCGGTAGCCTACCGCGACGCGAAGTGATCGATGGCCAGCAGAGGCTGACAACGCTTCAAATAGTTCTCAAAGCTGCCGAGCACGCTATGCGATCGCAAGAAGCTGTTTGTGGTGCTCACTCTGAAGACGGTGAAGGTGAGCAAGCTGAGGCTGAGGATCAGGAGTCTTTTGTGAAAGCGCTCAGTGTAGCATATCGTCAAATCGCGATGCTCACCGAAAACCCGGCGTATTCGGAGGATGTGGAACGTTATAAGGTCTGGCCCACTAACGAGGACCGGCAGCAATTTCGCGCCGTCATGGACGCGAGCTTTGACCAAGAGGGCCTAGATTCCGATTGTCGAATGGTGGCCGCTTACGAGTATTTTCGACAGCAGTTCGAAGCATATCTCTCTGCATCTGGCGAAGCTCTGAGAGCACAGCGCTTCGCTGCTGCTCTGAAAGATTACCTTAAAGTCATCGTTCTCGACTTGGACCCCTCGGACGAGCCCCAAGCCATTTTCGAGACCCTAAATGCTCACGGGACGCCTTTGCTGCCAGCTGATCTGATGAAGAATTGGTTGCTTTGGGAAGCAGCCAGGCAGCAAGCACCTGCCGACGAGTTCTATACTAAGTATTGGAAGCCGTTCGACAGCGACCACGATTATTGGCGTGAGAGAGTAGGTACGGGCCATGCCGCTCGAGCGAGGGTCGATACGTTTCTGCAGAACTGGCTGACTGTACAGATAGTAGAGGCCGTCCCTGCAAAACACTTGTACGACAGGTTTCTTCGGTACACGCGGCGCCAGTCCGATAGGTCGGCTGACCACGAAATTGATCTGCAAGCCTTGATGTCTGGGATACGGCATTATGCCGATCTCTATGAACGGATCGACAAGCCATCTGGCAGTGGAAGGTTCGATAAGTTTCTGCAGCGACTTAAAGTGATGGACGTTGTCGTCTATCACCCGCTTCTTCTGTTGGTCATGGATAGGGTGGGCACTGACGAAAAGATTCTGGGCAGCGCCGCGGAAATCTTGGAGACCTTCTTGGTCCGCCGGATGGTTTGCGGCTATCAGACACGCGGCTACAATACTTTGTCGCTCCGCTTGTTGGCTGCCATCAAGGACTGTGGCGATTACCGCTTGATCCCCGAAATATTCAGGACTGAACTGATCGAGAAGCAAGGCTCAGATAGTTGGGCATGCCCGAGCGACAAAGAATTCCGCGAGCAATGGACGACGCGCCGCTTTTATGGAGGGTTGCGCCGAGACCGCGTCTTGATGATCTTGCAAGCGATCGAAGAGGATTATCAAAGGGCAGCCACGCTAGCCGAACCCATCGTCGCGTTTGATTGGGACAAACTCCAAGTCGAGCATATCATGCCTCGAAAGTGGGCTGAGCACTGGGAGCTGCCTTCGCATGTCTCAGCCGAAGATCGAGACTACATAGTGCATGGAATCGGCAATCTGACGCTGATAAGTGGCAAACTGAATCCGTCATTGTCCAACGCCAGTTGGCTCCCAACAGAGAATTCATCCAAGGGCAAAAGAGATGGGCTTGCTGAGCACAGCTTGCTGCATCTCAATAAGCGATTGCTGACATCGGCCGGAGACGTGTGGAACGAGGAGAAGATTAGGGAGAGGGCGGACGCTTTATGTGACTCTGCAGCGCGGATTTGGTCTGTCTAA
- a CDS encoding antitoxin Xre-like helix-turn-helix domain-containing protein, with amino-acid sequence MTRVVKDRVALRAFFKIAKVWGLTDDEQLSILGQPDQATFDAWRHGEGPTLPRDTLERISYVLGIFQGINTLLPDKEIAAAWVRQPNDAPIFDGISALDRMTAGNVSDLLVVRQYLDAEAPPLKTSRDRLFGALEGKISIADDFDETPPDIIDVMEGR; translated from the coding sequence ATGACGAGGGTAGTTAAGGACCGTGTAGCCCTTCGTGCCTTTTTCAAGATTGCAAAGGTTTGGGGGCTCACCGACGATGAACAGCTAAGCATTTTGGGTCAGCCAGACCAGGCGACTTTCGATGCGTGGCGACACGGCGAAGGGCCGACGCTTCCAAGGGACACGCTTGAGCGCATCTCGTACGTCTTGGGGATTTTTCAGGGGATCAATACCCTCTTGCCAGATAAGGAGATTGCAGCCGCGTGGGTTCGCCAGCCCAACGATGCTCCGATCTTCGACGGAATCAGTGCTCTTGATCGAATGACTGCGGGCAATGTCAGTGACCTATTGGTGGTCCGGCAGTACCTTGATGCTGAGGCGCCCCCATTGAAAACCTCGAGAGATCGGTTGTTTGGAGCTTTGGAAGGTAAAATCTCGATAGCTGATGACTTCGACGAGACTCCGCCAGACATCATTGATGTGATGGAAGGCCGCTAG
- a CDS encoding TetR family transcriptional regulator: MAERRGRGRPKDTDTDTSAAISRAALQRFAAQGFEATSLREIAGDAGVDVALISYRFGGKQGLWKDIVSQAGADLRDALEQAPGNSDEASAQQRLDHSARAFLAYLLDRPEVPRLLLRDITIDSDRSQWLLETLSLPLHRHFIDLAQAAAEERGDAQAHLQFRVANFIYSAASTVARRERLGKLVGGMEDDARFAAALEEVLVAGALVP; the protein is encoded by the coding sequence ATGGCTGAGCGACGCGGGCGGGGACGCCCTAAAGATACCGATACCGACACCAGTGCGGCGATATCTCGCGCCGCGCTGCAGCGCTTTGCCGCGCAGGGTTTCGAAGCCACCTCGCTGCGCGAGATCGCGGGCGATGCCGGGGTCGATGTCGCGCTGATTTCCTATCGCTTCGGCGGCAAGCAGGGCTTGTGGAAGGATATCGTCTCGCAAGCCGGTGCCGACCTGCGGGATGCGCTCGAGCAGGCTCCCGGCAATAGCGACGAGGCAAGTGCGCAGCAGCGGCTCGACCATTCGGCCCGCGCCTTCCTCGCCTACCTCCTCGACCGGCCCGAGGTCCCCCGCCTGCTGCTGCGCGATATCACCATCGACAGCGACCGCTCGCAATGGCTGCTCGAAACGCTTTCGCTGCCGCTGCACCGCCACTTCATCGATCTGGCCCAGGCGGCGGCTGAGGAGCGGGGTGACGCACAGGCGCACCTGCAGTTCCGGGTGGCGAACTTCATCTATTCTGCCGCCAGCACCGTCGCCCGGCGCGAACGCCTCGGCAAGCTTGTCGGCGGCATGGAAGACGATGCGCGTTTTGCAGCCGCGCTCGAAGAGGTACTCGTCGCAGGAGCGCTGGTGCCATGA
- a CDS encoding winged helix DNA-binding protein, which yields MTQDQEDELRAIGERLIAMAVGTPRAPGLASTVEAIADENLIAFAECEIRRRQARHSSLPSDIFGEGAWNILLDLFVMGARGKPVSISSACIASGLPPTTALRYIEALVALDLVFREDDPKDARRLHLNLSDKGKLDLRAALTAMMTASRVTRDNEASI from the coding sequence GTGACGCAGGACCAGGAGGATGAACTGCGCGCCATAGGAGAGCGCCTGATCGCCATGGCGGTTGGAACACCTAGAGCACCGGGCCTCGCGTCGACTGTGGAGGCAATCGCCGACGAGAACCTCATCGCCTTTGCCGAATGTGAAATTCGCCGACGTCAGGCGCGACATAGTTCGCTCCCGTCGGACATTTTCGGAGAAGGTGCATGGAATATCCTTCTGGACCTGTTCGTCATGGGGGCGCGCGGGAAACCGGTTTCAATTAGTAGCGCGTGCATTGCCTCCGGTCTGCCACCCACGACCGCTCTGCGATATATCGAGGCACTGGTTGCTCTCGATCTAGTGTTTCGAGAGGACGATCCCAAAGACGCGCGCCGATTGCACCTGAACTTGAGCGACAAGGGTAAACTCGATCTCCGAGCGGCGTTGACGGCGATGATGACTGCAAGTCGGGTAACTAGAGACAATGAGGCGAGCATATGA
- a CDS encoding helix-turn-helix domain-containing protein, whose translation MAKLSEKRREALALVAAGYTSKEAALQLDISPRSFDDRIEAACRILGVATRNEAARIYRSVEGDPERLRGEPLRVGESSVSDAWKAQQPVDRHLHVSDALIFDQRASWHGDRRGLRPGIRPSDLGVTGKLLAIVGGAIALLAVAILLVTSASALGTFFGV comes from the coding sequence TTGGCCAAGCTGAGCGAAAAACGGCGTGAGGCGCTGGCCCTTGTCGCTGCGGGATACACCTCCAAAGAGGCGGCTCTTCAACTCGACATTTCCCCGCGAAGTTTCGATGATCGCATCGAAGCGGCTTGCCGCATTCTTGGCGTCGCCACCAGAAACGAGGCAGCGCGCATCTACCGATCTGTGGAAGGAGACCCGGAACGGTTACGGGGTGAACCGTTACGGGTCGGCGAATCCTCTGTTTCCGACGCATGGAAGGCACAGCAGCCGGTCGATCGCCACCTACATGTTTCGGATGCCCTCATCTTTGATCAGAGGGCTTCGTGGCACGGTGATCGGCGCGGATTGCGACCGGGGATCAGGCCTTCCGATCTCGGTGTAACTGGCAAATTGCTCGCCATCGTCGGTGGCGCGATCGCCTTGCTGGCGGTCGCCATCCTGCTGGTGACCTCGGCCAGCGCATTGGGGACGTTTTTCGGAGTCTGA
- a CDS encoding efflux transporter outer membrane subunit — translation MKRTSLAFLATTALALSACAPALQEALLGAAVTPPTEWRTSLEVTAPVEGDWWDAFGDPQLSQLVEQARLNNPDVQIAAARVEEARATELASRGFLLPALGAGVEGGVRREVSPFGQAQTTVAAQPAFRASYELDLFGKNAARVEAAEAGVAASAASAEAARLSVSAATASGYITLLALDKRLSVLLETLVARQEAVKFARDRAEVGYTSQLPLRQAEAEYQATAQLVPQLKAQIARQENALSVLTGELPGAIERGGTLADLRRTPAPATLPSELLRRRPDVAAAEYRIAAADAQMRVARADFMPSIDLGAAAGLVLSDLLADPLGVWSLGGSILAPIFQGGKLQAQLEGAKAQRDQAAWAYRSAVLNAFREVEDRMAVLANLKDQEAALEAQQVAVADALRHARNRYRAGYTPYIEQLDAQRALLGVELSLVQVRADELTALVGLYQAVGGAPE, via the coding sequence GTGAAGCGCACATCGCTCGCTTTTTTGGCCACCACCGCGCTTGCCCTCTCTGCCTGCGCGCCTGCGTTGCAGGAGGCCCTGCTCGGTGCCGCGGTTACTCCACCGACCGAGTGGCGAACCAGCCTCGAGGTGACGGCTCCGGTCGAAGGGGATTGGTGGGACGCCTTCGGTGACCCGCAGCTTTCGCAGCTTGTCGAACAGGCCCGGCTCAACAATCCCGATGTGCAAATCGCCGCCGCCCGTGTCGAAGAGGCGCGCGCGACCGAGCTGGCCTCGCGCGGTTTCCTTCTTCCCGCACTTGGCGCGGGCGTCGAGGGCGGCGTCCGGCGTGAGGTTTCGCCGTTCGGACAGGCGCAGACCACCGTTGCTGCTCAGCCAGCATTCCGCGCTTCCTACGAGCTTGATCTCTTTGGCAAGAATGCCGCCCGCGTCGAGGCTGCCGAGGCGGGGGTCGCCGCAAGCGCTGCAAGCGCGGAAGCGGCGCGCCTATCGGTAAGCGCGGCAACCGCCAGCGGCTACATCACCCTTCTTGCGCTCGACAAGCGGCTTTCCGTGCTGCTGGAAACTCTGGTTGCACGGCAGGAGGCGGTGAAATTTGCCCGCGACCGAGCCGAGGTCGGCTACACCTCCCAGCTCCCCCTCAGGCAGGCCGAGGCCGAGTACCAGGCCACCGCGCAGCTCGTTCCGCAATTGAAGGCGCAGATCGCGCGGCAGGAAAATGCCCTCTCGGTCCTGACCGGCGAATTGCCAGGCGCAATCGAGCGGGGCGGGACGCTGGCCGATCTGCGCCGGACACCGGCACCTGCGACCCTCCCTTCCGAGCTGCTGCGCCGTCGTCCGGATGTCGCTGCAGCGGAGTACCGCATTGCGGCGGCAGATGCGCAAATGCGCGTGGCCCGCGCCGACTTCATGCCCTCCATCGACCTCGGGGCCGCGGCGGGGTTGGTGCTATCCGACCTGCTTGCCGATCCCCTAGGTGTATGGTCGCTTGGCGGCAGTATTCTCGCCCCTATTTTCCAGGGCGGCAAGCTGCAGGCACAGCTCGAGGGAGCGAAGGCACAGCGGGACCAGGCGGCCTGGGCATACCGCTCGGCCGTCCTCAACGCCTTTCGCGAGGTAGAAGATCGCATGGCGGTGCTGGCCAATCTCAAAGATCAGGAAGCTGCGCTCGAAGCCCAGCAGGTGGCCGTGGCCGATGCGCTGCGCCATGCGCGCAACCGCTATCGTGCCGGCTACACACCCTATATCGAGCAGCTCGATGCACAGCGTGCCTTGCTGGGCGTCGAGCTGTCGCTGGTGCAAGTGAGGGCCGATGAGCTGACCGCGCTGGTCGGGCTCTATCAGGCGGTCGGTGGGGCACCAGAATGA
- a CDS encoding excalibur calcium-binding domain-containing protein, with product MRCCASRRGADPIFRGEPGYASHLDRDNDGVACEKRR from the coding sequence TTGCGATGCTGTGCGAGCCGCAGAGGCGCCGATCCGATTTTTCGCGGCGAACCCGGCTATGCCAGCCACCTAGACCGAGATAACGATGGCGTTGCATGTGAAAAACGGCGTTGA
- a CDS encoding type 1 glutamine amidotransferase domain-containing protein codes for MKILMVLTSHDKLGDTGKKTGFWLEEFAAPYYLLKDAGHEITLASPAGGQPPLDPKSDEPDAQTDATKRFKEDEEAQAHLASTHKLADIDVSKFDGVFYPGGHGPLWDLAESADSKAIIEGALKADKPVALVCHAPAVLKNVATPEGDPIVKGRKVTGFTNEEEEAVGLTDVVPFLLEDVLKEQGGEFTKDGVFEPYVVQDGLLITGQNPPSSEPAAEKLLETLAAQE; via the coding sequence ATGAAAATCCTCATGGTTCTCACCAGCCACGACAAACTGGGCGATACCGGCAAGAAGACCGGTTTCTGGCTCGAGGAATTTGCGGCGCCCTATTACCTGCTCAAGGATGCGGGCCACGAGATCACGCTGGCGAGCCCGGCCGGCGGACAGCCCCCGCTCGACCCCAAATCCGACGAGCCCGACGCGCAGACCGATGCGACCAAGCGGTTCAAGGAAGACGAGGAAGCGCAGGCCCACCTCGCATCGACCCACAAGCTTGCCGATATCGACGTCTCCAAATTCGACGGGGTGTTTTACCCGGGCGGCCACGGGCCCTTGTGGGACCTGGCCGAAAGCGCCGATTCCAAAGCGATCATCGAAGGCGCGCTTAAGGCGGACAAGCCGGTGGCGCTCGTTTGCCATGCCCCTGCCGTGCTCAAGAATGTCGCCACGCCTGAAGGGGACCCGATCGTGAAGGGCCGGAAGGTCACCGGGTTCACCAACGAGGAGGAAGAAGCGGTCGGCCTGACCGACGTCGTACCTTTCCTGCTCGAGGACGTGCTGAAGGAGCAAGGCGGCGAGTTTACCAAGGACGGCGTATTCGAACCCTATGTCGTGCAGGATGGCCTGCTGATTACCGGCCAGAACCCGCCTTCGAGCGAGCCGGCTGCCGAAAAGCTGCTCGAAACGCTCGCCGCCCAAGAGTGA